TCGAGGTCACGCGGCCGGCGCTGTTTTCGTACCAGCGGAAGCGGGACGCCAGGCTGATCTGCTGCACGTCGAGCCAGCGCCGGATGGGCGGCGCGGGCGACGCCGGCGGCTTGGCCGCCTGCTGCGTGCTGAGCCCGGCTTGAGCCGGAACATTCCCTTGGGCCCGGGCCGGCGTGGGATGGAAGCAGGCCAGCAGGGCAACGGCGACGAGTGTGTGTCTAATCACTGAAGATATAGTGCCTGAAGCCGCCCCGGCGCGGGTTACGCGAGTGTTACATTTGCTACAACGGCGTAAACAATGCAGACCACCGACACTCCTCGACGCCTGATCGTGGGCATCACCGGGGCCAGCGGCTCCATTTTCGGCGTGCGGCTGCTCGAAATGCTCCAGGGCTCCGGCATCGAGACGCATCTCGTGATGAGCCGTTGGGGCGCCCGCACGCTCGTACTGGAAACCAGCTACACGCCGGAGCAGGTGAATGCGCTCGCCAACGTCGTGCATCCGCCCACCGACCAGGGCGCGTCGATTTCGAGCGGCTCGTTCGTGACCATGGGCATGGTGATCGCACCGTGCAGCGTCCGCACCCTCGCCGCCATCGCGCATGGCCTCGGCGACCACCTCATCCACCGCGCCGCCGACGTCGTGCTCAAGGAGCGCCGCCGGCTGGTGCTCGCCGTGCGCGAGGCGCCGCTCAGCGAGATCCATCTCGAGAACATGCTCAAGCTGTCGCGCATGGGCGTGGTGATCTCGCCGCCCGTGCCGGCGTTCTACGCGAAGCCCGCGACCATCGACGAGATGGTCAACTACACCGTCATTCGCCTGCTCGATCAGCTTGGGATTCACGTGGATACAAAGCGCTGGGCCGGACTGGGCGGCAGCGAATAGTCCCGCTATACTCTTTCTCAATTACCCGTCTTCGTCCCTGCAGAGGTTGACCCCATGAAGTACTTGAAACTTGCCCGCGCGATCAGCGCCATTGCCCTGTCGGCCCTGGTCTTCTCGTCCGGCTCGACACCGAAGGTCGATGCCCAGGGCGAGCCCAATCAGCTGGTCCCGCTCAACGCCT
This sequence is a window from Vicinamibacterales bacterium. Protein-coding genes within it:
- a CDS encoding UbiX family flavin prenyltransferase, whose amino-acid sequence is MQTTDTPRRLIVGITGASGSIFGVRLLEMLQGSGIETHLVMSRWGARTLVLETSYTPEQVNALANVVHPPTDQGASISSGSFVTMGMVIAPCSVRTLAAIAHGLGDHLIHRAADVVLKERRRLVLAVREAPLSEIHLENMLKLSRMGVVISPPVPAFYAKPATIDEMVNYTVIRLLDQLGIHVDTKRWAGLGGSE